One region of Pseudomonas glycinae genomic DNA includes:
- a CDS encoding dipeptidase, which translates to MSPAELHADSIVIDGLIIAKWNRELFEDMRKGGLTAANCTVSVWEGFQATVNNIAASQKLIRENSDLVIPVRTTADIRKAKEQGKTGILFGFQNAHAFEDQIGYVEVFKQLGVGIVQMCYNTQNLVGTGCYERDGGLSGFGREIVAEMNRVGVMCDLSHVGSKTSEEVILESKKPVCYSHCLPSGLKEHPRNKSDEELKFIADHGGFVGVTMFAPFLAKGIDSTIDDYAEAIEYTMNIVGEDAIGIGTDFTQGHGQDFFEYLTHDKGYARRLTNFGKIINPLGIRTVGEFPNLTETLLKRGHSERVVRKIMGENWVNVLKDVWGE; encoded by the coding sequence ATCGTTATCGACGGTCTGATCATTGCCAAATGGAACCGCGAGCTGTTCGAAGACATGCGCAAGGGCGGTCTGACGGCGGCCAACTGCACCGTGTCGGTGTGGGAGGGCTTTCAGGCCACGGTCAACAACATCGCCGCCAGCCAGAAACTGATTCGTGAAAACAGCGACCTGGTGATCCCCGTCCGCACCACCGCCGACATCCGCAAGGCCAAGGAGCAGGGCAAGACCGGCATCCTCTTCGGCTTCCAGAACGCCCATGCGTTCGAAGACCAGATCGGTTATGTCGAGGTGTTCAAGCAGCTCGGCGTCGGCATCGTGCAGATGTGCTACAACACCCAGAACCTGGTGGGCACCGGTTGCTACGAACGTGACGGCGGCCTGTCGGGTTTCGGTCGCGAAATCGTCGCCGAGATGAACCGTGTCGGCGTCATGTGCGACCTGTCCCACGTCGGCTCCAAGACCTCCGAAGAAGTCATCCTCGAATCGAAAAAACCGGTCTGCTATTCCCACTGCCTGCCGTCGGGGCTGAAAGAGCACCCGCGCAACAAGTCCGATGAAGAGCTGAAGTTCATCGCTGACCACGGCGGTTTCGTCGGCGTGACCATGTTCGCGCCGTTCCTGGCCAAGGGCATCGATTCGACCATCGACGACTACGCCGAAGCCATCGAATACACCATGAACATCGTCGGCGAAGACGCCATCGGCATTGGCACCGACTTCACCCAGGGTCACGGCCAGGACTTCTTCGAATACCTGACCCACGACAAGGGCTACGCCCGCCGTCTGACCAACTTCGGCAAGATCATCAACCCGCTGGGCATCCGCACCGTCGGCGAGTTCCCGAACCTGACCGAAACCCTGCTCAAGCGCGGCCACTCCGAGCGCGTGGTACGCAAGATCATGGGCGAAAACTGGGTCAACGTCTTGAAAGACGTTTGGGGCGAGTAA